A region of the Candidatus Bathyarchaeota archaeon genome:
TAAAGTTGCCATACCGGCTTACATTCAACTTCAGACCCATCAATTAATCTAACATTGTACGAGCCTTCTAAACTTAAATCCACATCAAATTTTTCATAGGAAACTGTGGTTGGATCATATTTCACTATCTCTCTGCTTTTTTTATCCCACGCATAATAGCCAGCTTTTTCGAAGTCTTCCCTCGCTCCTTTTATTACATGCCATTCCCTTAGGGGCTCTTTGGTATCCATCCTTATCAAGTGGGGCGCATTCGTCCACTTTTTAACAAAATGCTCGTCATACAATTTTTCACGGATTATAACGTGGAGTAACCCTAAGGCTAATGCGCTATCTGTGCCAGGTCTTACTTGCAACCAGTATCGGGCGCGAGTTGCCAGCCACGTGCAACGCGGGTCTATTACTACCAGCTCCGCTCCTTTTTTCGCTAAATCTACAATCCAATGTCCGAAAAAGCCATCTGGACAGACGGCTGGAGGGTTATTTCCCCAAACGATTATACACTTAGGTACAACATAGTTTGGGTCGTCATATCTTTTATCCCACCATTGTGCTGCATCCACAACATGCAAATCACCAATAGTCACCCAACTTGCACCTATGCGCGGGTAATAACATGAGAAACCGCTTAAACCAAAATCTCCGGCGTTGGGTGTTCCAAGCGACCACGCCAAGAGATGCGCCGGCCAAATATTTCGACCAGTGCCACGACCTATGCATATGCTTTGTGGGCCATATTTCGCTATTACTTCTCTCAACTTTTCTTCAATTTCTTGAAAAGCTTCCTCCCATGTTATCCTTTTCCATCTGCCCTGACCCCTTTCACCAACTCTTTTCATGGGATACAGCAAACGATTAGGATGATAAACATATTGTATCAGCGCCAGAGCACGCGGGCACAAGCGTCCTTGATTCCAAGGATGCCCTTCGTCACCCTCCACTTTCACTAATTTTCCATCTTTTACGTGAAGAAGCGCACCACAACCACCGTGACAACCAGGTCCAGGAGACCACAAAGTTGTCTTTACGACTTTATCTCCATCCATAAACTTCACTTTGAAGTTATTTTGATGTTCTAGATATATTAGATTTATGTGTGAATTGGGCTATTCAATTTACGCTATTACAATAATCTTATTGTTAGTTTAAAACTTCACAACTTGTTACAAATTTATAAGTTACCCACAGTAGTAACACAAGCAAATTTTATATACAGAGATCATATAACCAAATGTTTAACCCGGTGATAGTTATGTCTCTTTATGGTCTCCTGATAGATTATCAATGGTGTTCTGGCTGCCACTCTTGTGAAGTAGCATGTAAACAAGAACATAACCTACCAGTTGGCGTATGGGGAATTAAAGTATATGAATTAGTACAGGAATATAATGGCAAAATCTTTATTGATTATTTCCCATTTCCCACAGATCTTTGCAATTTATGTGCGCATAGAACAAAAGAAGGGAAAAAACCTGCATGCGTCCAACATTGTATGGCTCGGTGCATGTATTATGGAAAGATTGAGGAGCTAATAAAAATAGCGAATGAGAAGTCAAAAATGGTTCTTTGGGTTCCACGCCAGTAACGTATGTTTGGAAATTAAAGGATTGCATGCCACAAGAGTTCAGCACAGTTGACAACTTTTATTAAACTCTCATCCTCAGCTACAGTTTTGAGACTATATTCGCACCATGGGCAAGCTGTAACTATTATGAAGCTCCCGGTACTTTCAGCCTCTTTAATTCTTTCTTTCGCAGCAAACTTCATAAGATCAGGAAAAGCCGCCATAACACCCCCATTTGCACCGCAACACCATGTTCGCCCTTGATTTCTGGGTAATTCCTTTATCTCCGCACCTTTAATGCTTTTAAGGATTTTACGCGGCTCTTGGGTTATTCTTGTGAACCTTGAGAGGTTGCAAGGATCGCTATAGGTGATTGTGACGTTTAGCACTTTTTCTGGTTTAAGTCGGCCTTCCTCAATGAGCGCATTAAGAAACTGTGTGAAGTGCTGCACTTCAAAGTTGAGGTTTCCAATTTTGGGGTAAAGTTTTTTAAATGAATAGTAGCAATGAGGACAAGGTGTAACCAACGTTTCTATTCCTAGTCCATTCAACATCTCTAAATTCTCTTCAGCTAGGTTTTGGAACAGACCTTTTTCACCTAATTGTAATTGTAATACACCACAACAATTTTCATTTTCCCCAAGGAAACCAAAGTCTACTTTTGCCTTATTCAGAAGTTTCACAAATATTTTTGTAGTTTCTCTAACGGTAGGTTCTAGAGAGTACATGCACCCGGGATAAAAAAGCACTTTAGACATCTCTTTAGTTAGATTCTTAATTTTGAAGTCTAAACCTTCTGTCCATTTTAACCGTTCTTTTCTAGGAACAAAAGGATTACCAAACTTAACAGTGTTTTCGAGAAGTGCCTTATGTTCTGGAAAAACTATGCCTCTCTCGACAAGCTGCTCTCTGACGAATTGAATCACATCAGTGATAGTTGTCCAGCCCTTTTCTATATATTCCTCGCCGAAAAACTTTTTGCCGAATATTGCGCAATTTTCTTGGCACGCTCCACACATTGTGCATTTATAAAACACTTCCGCAAGATTCTTGTCATAGCTTATAGATCCGAAAACGATGGCTCTTGCTAGTGATATTTTTCCGGAGCCAGAGTAGGCATAAAAACCATATCTCTCATAGGATGGACATACGGGAAGAAATTCTGGAAGATCTGACCATATGCAGCTGCGACATCTAATGCAAGCCATAACATCAACGCCTATGTGATCCCTTATTTCTTTCAAACTGACCAACTCGCCTACCTCCTGCTATTCAGGCCACATGTGTGGGGACATAATATTGTTTGGATCTAACGCTTTCTTAATTCTTTTTAACACCTCGTAGTAGCCACCCGTCTGTTGTAGGATTGCTTTAGCTTCCTCTCTTGTTGCTGGTGGTTTATGACCAAAAAAACCATACTTCCTTAACAATTCAGCTGAATATGTCGCATACTTCCTTAAATCCTCCCTAAGCTCATTGAACGTCCCGCCAAACCTAGAGATATAAAATCTGTGAAACATCATCCTACCCTGATCAAAGGGCTGAATATAAGCCGAGATCAGAGACATCCCTTCTTTACCTTCGAAAAGGTCAACAAGGTGCTTCTCCATCTGCACTAAATTTCTTGGTGGAACAAGACCTATATAAGCAGCGGTAAAAAATGGAGCCATGAGGCCGAGAGCCATTGCTGGTGAGCGAGGTGGTTCATGTTTCACATGCCTCTCTACACACATTTCATAAAAGTATGGAAAAACACGCTTAAAATCCTCATGATTATAAACAGTTCCCCCGTTCTCTCGAGCGAGTCTATCACAAACTTTAATCTGCGCCTCAACAACTTCTTTGAATCCTTCAAAAGTTGTGACTGTAAGCCAAAGTGGCACTCCTTCAGGAGGATCGTAGAAATTTCGAGGACTCCATGTATCGTATGGAATCAACTCTCCGTCAAGGACGTTTCCGTACAGCATTTTTCCCCATCGTTCCATCTGTAAAAGCGCTACCCAATGCCAGATAACTACATGTTCGGCAGCACCGCGAAGACACACCTGCCTACAGAATTTCACGGCAGACTCCGTTGAATTAAAACCAGTTATGTGAAAGTTGGCTACCTCCCCTTGCGGATAAATTCTCAACGCGAATTTAGTGACAACGCCTAACATACCATTAGCATTCAACCAAAGGCCGTGTATATCTGGAAAGTTGAAGTATTGATGAGCCCAGCTTCCATGTTCAGCGACAGCTCCACCTGTTCTAACTAACGTTCCGTCCGGCAACACCACTTCAAAACCTAAAATATCGTCAAAACCTCCACTTCCTCTATGTCCCTGAACTTGTGTAGTTGCAGGACCGAAAACACTCAGCTGAGGATTATAACTGCCTTTTGAATGCCAATACTTGAGCGGTTGCAATGCTTTATAAAGCTGACCATTCGTGACACCTGGTTCAAGAACGACGTATCCTTCATCAGTATTTATCTCTATTATCCTGTTCATTCCAGACATGTCGAGGACTATGCCACGTGGAATACAAAAGGTAGAAGAAGCTGAAAGAAGACACCCACCAGCCACAGGGGTTACTGGTATAATGTGTTTATTAGCTATCCTAAGCGCGGCTTGAACATGTTCTACCTCTTTTGGTCGAATAACTATCTCTGGAACAAGAAACGGCACCGCACCGTAACTTGCGCACACCGCTGGATTGTCTGACACATTTTCATCACCAATGAGTCTTTTAAGTTCTCCAACAACCTCCCTTTTTAACTGCTCAGACA
Encoded here:
- a CDS encoding FAD-binding oxidoreductase encodes the protein MVFDPSMLEESVKDTPFAAMYPDILAMFPEFKNRMSEQLKREVVGELKRLIGDENVSDNPAVCASYGAVPFLVPEIVIRPKEVEHVQAALRIANKHIIPVTPVAGGCLLSASSTFCIPRGIVLDMSGMNRIIEINTDEGYVVLEPGVTNGQLYKALQPLKYWHSKGSYNPQLSVFGPATTQVQGHRGSGGFDDILGFEVVLPDGTLVRTGGAVAEHGSWAHQYFNFPDIHGLWLNANGMLGVVTKFALRIYPQGEVANFHITGFNSTESAVKFCRQVCLRGAAEHVVIWHWVALLQMERWGKMLYGNVLDGELIPYDTWSPRNFYDPPEGVPLWLTVTTFEGFKEVVEAQIKVCDRLARENGGTVYNHEDFKRVFPYFYEMCVERHVKHEPPRSPAMALGLMAPFFTAAYIGLVPPRNLVQMEKHLVDLFEGKEGMSLISAYIQPFDQGRMMFHRFYISRFGGTFNELREDLRKYATYSAELLRKYGFFGHKPPATREEAKAILQQTGGYYEVLKRIKKALDPNNIMSPHMWPE
- a CDS encoding (Fe-S)-binding protein gives rise to the protein MKEIRDHIGVDVMACIRCRSCIWSDLPEFLPVCPSYERYGFYAYSGSGKISLARAIVFGSISYDKNLAEVFYKCTMCGACQENCAIFGKKFFGEEYIEKGWTTITDVIQFVREQLVERGIVFPEHKALLENTVKFGNPFVPRKERLKWTEGLDFKIKNLTKEMSKVLFYPGCMYSLEPTVRETTKIFVKLLNKAKVDFGFLGENENCCGVLQLQLGEKGLFQNLAEENLEMLNGLGIETLVTPCPHCYYSFKKLYPKIGNLNFEVQHFTQFLNALIEEGRLKPEKVLNVTITYSDPCNLSRFTRITQEPRKILKSIKGAEIKELPRNQGRTWCCGANGGVMAAFPDLMKFAAKERIKEAESTGSFIIVTACPWCEYSLKTVAEDESLIKVVNCAELLWHAIL
- a CDS encoding oxidoreductase, giving the protein MSLYGLLIDYQWCSGCHSCEVACKQEHNLPVGVWGIKVYELVQEYNGKIFIDYFPFPTDLCNLCAHRTKEGKKPACVQHCMARCMYYGKIEELIKIANEKSKMVLWVPRQ